A section of the Methyloterricola oryzae genome encodes:
- a CDS encoding transposase: MDSSPKRTRRFHSVDFKRQVVDACRQPGASIAAVALAHGINANLARRWLRESGSVSASR, translated from the coding sequence ATGGACTCATCTCCCAAGCGTACCCGGCGCTTCCATAGCGTTGATTTCAAGCGGCAGGTGGTGGACGCCTGCCGACAGCCCGGTGCCTCAATTGCCGCGGTCGCGCTGGCACACGGCATCAACGCCAACCTGGCGCGGCGTTGGCTGCGCGAATCGGGCAGCGTAAGTGCCTCCAGA